One genomic segment of Plasmodium vivax chromosome 9, whole genome shotgun sequence includes these proteins:
- a CDS encoding cyclophilin, putative (encoded by transcript PVX_091425A) codes for MNKLFATVLAIFVLLQRSCIKAENHEITHKTYFDVSINNKPIGRITFGLYGKVAPKTVENFVSICKGTVVNGKMLNYTNSIFHRIIPNFMAQGGDITHFNGMGGLSIYGEKFPDENFTLKHTKRGMLSMANAGKNTNGSQFFILFIPTPWLDGRHVVFGEVIDGLDKLVQIEAVGTDSGAPVKRVLVTKSGVL; via the exons atgaacaaactg TTCGCGACCGTTTTGGCCATATTCGTTTTGCTGCAAAGGAGTTGCATTAAGGCGGAGAACCATGAAATCACTCACAAG ACCTACTTCGACGTAAGCATAAATAACAAGCCGATCGGGAGGATAACGTTCGGGCTGTACGGAAAAGTGGCCCCCAAGACGGTGGAAAACTTCGTCAGCATATGCAAAGGAACAGTAGTGAATGGCAAAATGCTCAACTACACGAATTCGATTTTTCATCGCATAATTCCGAATTTTATGGCACAAGGTGGCGACATAACGCACTTCAACGGAATGGGTGGTTTGAGCATTTATGGAGAGAAATTCCCGGACGAAAATTTCACGTTAAAGCATACTAAGCGGGGAATGCTGTCCATGGCGAATGCAGGGAAGAATACCAATGGAAGtcagttttttattttatttattccgACCCCTTGGCTGGACGGAAGGCACGTTGTCTTTGGGGAAGTAATTGATGGGTTAGACAAGTTGGTTCAGATTGAAGCGGTGGGCACCGATTCGGGGGCTCCCGTCAAACGAGTCCTGGTCACCAAATCGGGTGTGTTATGA